A single Micromonospora luteifusca DNA region contains:
- a CDS encoding TetR family transcriptional regulator, giving the protein MTSDTAPPSGQPARRRRRDASETRQLLLDAARRRFAQDGYAATTVRDIADEAGVNVALISRYFVSKEGLFEECLRAAGDELRRTTDQTPADRVPEAIARHIADLGAAGLSSQLALLLRSSGDAGADEIRRAVLARSSEQLAAARGWRPDEPGSDQVLLRAQMALAAGIGVAVLRSSIRLDPLSSATEQDLVGPLRDLVDALLPPR; this is encoded by the coding sequence GTGACCAGTGACACTGCCCCACCATCGGGGCAACCGGCCCGCCGCCGGCGCCGGGACGCGAGCGAAACCCGGCAGCTCCTGCTCGACGCCGCCCGCCGCCGCTTCGCCCAGGATGGCTACGCAGCCACCACGGTCCGAGACATCGCCGACGAGGCGGGCGTCAACGTCGCGCTCATCAGCCGCTACTTCGTCTCCAAGGAGGGCCTGTTCGAGGAGTGCCTGCGGGCTGCGGGCGACGAACTGCGCCGAACGACCGACCAGACGCCCGCCGACCGGGTGCCCGAGGCCATCGCCCGGCACATCGCCGACCTCGGCGCGGCAGGGCTGTCGAGCCAGCTCGCGCTGCTGTTGCGGTCGTCCGGGGACGCGGGGGCCGACGAGATCCGACGCGCCGTCCTGGCCCGTTCCAGCGAACAGCTGGCGGCGGCCCGCGGGTGGCGCCCCGACGAGCCGGGCAGCGACCAGGTCCTCCTCCGCGCCCAGATGGCGCTCGCCGCCGGCATCGGGGTGGCGGTGCTGCGCTCGTCGATCCGGCTGGACCCGCTGAGTTCCGCCACCGAACAGGACCTGGTCGGCCCCCTGCGTGACCTGGTGGACGCACTGCTGCCACCCCGCTGA